In Equus caballus isolate H_3958 breed thoroughbred chromosome 25, TB-T2T, whole genome shotgun sequence, one DNA window encodes the following:
- the MAMDC4 gene encoding apical endosomal glycoprotein isoform X6, with the protein MWDGPGQTGRGVILPQATWLSLLAAGFPGWAWVPNHCKTPSEAVCNFVCDCRDCSDEAQCGYQGASPTVGAPFVCDFEQDSCGWRDISTSGYSWLRDRAGAVLEGPGPHSDHTLGTDLGWYMAVGTHRGKEVSTAALRSPILHEAGPACELRLWYHTASGDVAELRLELTHSMETLTLWQSSGPWGPGWQELVVATGRIRGNFQVTFSATRNATHRGTVALDDLAFWGCGLPTPQARCLPGHHHCQNKACVEPHQLCDGDDNCGDGSDEDTPLCSHHMATNFETGLGLWDNLEGWARNHSTSSPERPAWPRRDHSWNSAQGSFLVSVAEPSAPAILSSPEFQASGPHNCSLVFYHYLHGSEAGSLQLLLQTGGPGAPQAPVLLRRRHGELGAMWVRDRVDIQSKHPFRIVLAGQTGPGGIVGLDDLILSDHCKPVLVVSGPPPGLWAPVPWPQPSSLQPWDFCEPGHLSCGDLCVPPEQLCDFQQQCMGGEDEQECGTTDFETPMAGGWEDASVGRLQWGRHLAQESRVPSTHASGAAAGYFLSVQRAWGQLTAEARVLTPALGPSGPRCELHMAYYFQSHPQGFLALVVVEDGNRELVWQVPSSSSGGWKVDTVLLGARHRPFWLEFVGLVDLDGPGHQGAGVDNLIMKDCSPTATSETDTGYFMLLDPTDPPARGPGAQLLTQPQVPAGSRECLSFWYHLHGPQIGTLRLVMRRDGEVDTHLWSRSGTHGNRWHEAWATLHHQLDSGTKYQLLFEGLRNGYHGTMALDDVAVRPGPCWAPKRCSFEDSACGFSTRGQGLWMRQTNATGHTAWGPRADHTTETAQGHYMVVNTSPQALPRGHIASLTSEEHRPLAQPACLTFWYHLSLQNPGTLQVHVEEARRRQVLSISAHGGFAWRLGSVDVQAEQAWRVSVQVGPSSPSKAPDYVRLLCPVPAQVVFEAVAAGVEHSYIALDDLLLQDGPCPRPASCDFEAGLCGWSHLPWPSLGGYSWDWSSGDTPSRYPQPSVDHTLGTEAGHFALFETGVLGPGGRAAWLRSQPLPPTVVSCLRFWYHMGFPEHFYKGELRVLLSSAQGQLVLWGAGGHLRHQWLESRLEVASTEEFQVRPGDLRGSGGVILLLGSTQPLFSTYQIVFEATLGGQPALGPIALDDIEYLAGQRCQLPAPSQGDAAVATSQATVPAVVGGALLLLVLLVLLALVGRHWLWKKGDCAFGAKRAAAAPGFDNILFNADGVILPVSVTNDQ; encoded by the exons ATGTGGGACGGTCCTGGGCAAACCGGGAGGGGAGTCATTCTGCCCCAGGCCACCTGGCTGTCTCTGCTGGCAGCAGGGTTCCCAGGCTGGGCCTGGGTCCCCAACCACTGCAAGACCCCCAGCGAGGCCGTGTGCAACTTCGTGTGTGACTGCAGGGACTGCTCCGATGAGGCCCAGTGCG GTTACCAGGGGGCTTCACCCACCGTGGGCGCCCCCTTTGTCTGCGACTTTGAGCAGGACTCCTGTGGCTGGCGGGACATCAGCACCTCCGGCTACAGCTGGCTCCGAGACCGGGCAGGAGCTGTGCTGGAGGGTCCAGGGCCACACTCAGACCACACTCTCGGCACCGACCTGG GCTGGTACATGGCTGTTGGCACGCACCGTGGGAAGGAGGTGTCCACTGCAGCCCTGCGCTCTCCCATCCTGCATGAGGCAGGCCCTGCCTGTGAGCTGAGGCTCTGGTACCACACGGCCTCTGGAG ATGTGGCTGAGCTGCGCCTGGAGCTGACCCACAGTATGGAGACACTGACCCTGTGGCAGAGCtcagggccctggggcccaggctggcAGGAGCTGGTGGTGGCCACCGGCCGCATCCGGGGCAACTTCCAA GTGACCTTCTCTGCTACCCGAAATGCTACCCACAGGGGCACTGTGGCCTTGGACGACCTGGCCTTCTGGGGCTGTGGACTGCCCA CCCCCCAGGCGCGCTGCCTCCCGGGCCATCATCATTGCCAGAACAAGGCCTGCGTGGAGCCCCATCAGCTGTGCGACGGGGACGACAACTGTGGGGATGGTTCAGATGAGGACACTCCTCTCTGCA GCCACCACATGGCCACTAACTTTGAGACAGGCCTGGGCCTGTGGGACAATTTGGAGGGCTGGGCCCGGAACCACAGCACGAGTAGCCCCGAGCGCCCCGCCTGGCCGCGCCGTGACCACAGCTGGAACAGCGCACAGG GCTCCTTCCTGGTCTCCGTGGCCGAGCCCAGCGCCCCTGCCATCTTGTCCAGTCCTGAGTTCCAAGCCTCAGGCCCCCACAACTGCTCG CTTGTCTTCTATCACTACCTGCACGGCTCTGAGGCTGGCAGCCTCCAGCTGCTCCTGCAGACTGGGGGCCCCGGAGCCCCCCAGGCCCCCGTCCTGCTGCGCAGGCGTCATGGGGAGCTGGGGGCCATGTGGGTCCGAGACCGAGTTGACATCCAGAGCAAGCACCCCTTCCGG ATCGTCCTGGCGGGGCAGACAGGGCCGGGGGGCATTGTGGGCCTGGATGACCTCATCCTGTCAGACCACTGCAAACCAGTCCTGG TGGTGTCTGGCCCACCTCCGGGGCTCTGGGCCCCAGTGCCCTGGCCCCAGCCATCCAGCCTGCAGCCCTGGGATTTCTGTGAGCCAGGACATCTCTCCTGTGGGGACCTGTGTGTCCCCCCAgagcagctgtgtgacttccaGCAGCAGTGCATGGGGGGCGAGGACGAGCAGGAGTGTG GCACCACGGACTTCGAGACCCCCATGGCTGGGGGTTGGGAGGATGCCAGCGTGGGGCGGCTGCAGTGGGGGCGTCACCTGGCCCAGGAAAGCAGGGTCCCTAGCACCCATGCCAGCGGGGCTGCTGCTG GGTACTTCCTGTCCGTGCAAAGAGCCTGGGGGCAGCTGACGGCAGAGGCCCGGGTTCTCACACCAGCCCTGGGCCCCTCAGGCCCCCGCTGTGAACTCCACATGGCTTACTATTTTCAGAGTCACCCCCAAG GCTTCCTGGCGCTGGTCGTGGTGGAGGATGGCAACCGCGAGCTGGTGTGGCAAGTCCCAAGCAGCAGCAGCGGAGGCTGGAAGGTGGACACGGTGCTTCTTGGGGCACGCCACCGGCCCTTCTGG CTGGAGTTTGTTGGCCTGGTGGACTTGGATGGCCCTGGGCACCAGGGCGCGGGGGTGGACAACCTGATCATGAAGGACTGCAGCCCCACGGCGACCAGCGAGACAGACACAG GCTACTTCATGCTCCTCGACCCCACAGACCCCCCAGCCCGGGGCCCTGGTGCCCAGCTGCTCACCCAGCCCCAGGTGCCGGCAGGCTCTCGGGAGTGTCTCTCCTTCTGGTACCACCTTCACGGACCCCAGATCG GGACGCTGCGCCTGGTGATGAGACGGGATGGGGAGGTGGACACACACCTGTGGTCACGCTCTGGCACCCATGGCAACCGCTGGCACGAGGCCTGGGCCACCCTCCACCACCAGCTGGACTCTGGCACCAAGTACCAA TTGCTGTTCGAGGGCCTCCGGAACGGGTACCACGGCACCATGGCGCTGGATGACGTGGCTGTGCGGCCTGGGCCCTGCTGGGCTCCCAAACGCTGCTCCTTCGAGGACTCAGCCTGCGGCTTCTCCACCAGGGGCCAGGGCCTCTGGATGCGCCAGACCAATGCCACAGGCCACACTGCCTGGGGCCCTCGTGCTGACCACACCACGGAGACGGCTCAGG GGCACTACATGGTGGTGAACACGAGCCCACAGGCCCTGCCCCGCGGCCACATAGCCTCCCTGACCTCAGAGGAGCACAGGCCACtggcccagcctgcctgcctgaCCTTCTGGTACcacctgagcctccaaaacccaG GCACCCTGCAGGTCCACGTGGAGGAGGCCAGGAGACGCCAGGTGCTCAGCATCAGTGCCCATGGAGGGTTTGCCTGGCGCCTGGGCAGCGTGGATGTACAGGCTGAGCAGGCCTGGAGGGTGAGTGTGCAGGTGGGTCCTTCCTCACCCTCAAAGGCTCCAGACTATGTGAGGCTACTCTGCCCTGTGCCTGCCCAGGTGGTGTTTGAGGCTGTGGCCGCCGGCGTGGAGCACTCCTACATCGCTCTGGACGACCTGCTCCTCCAGGACGGGCCCTGCCCTCGGCCAG CTTCCTGTGACTTTGAGGCtggcctgtgtggctggagccacctgccctggcccagcctgggcgGATACAGCTGGGATTGGAGCAGTGGAGACACACCCTCCCGCTACCCCCAGCCCAGTGTGGACCACACCCTGGGCACGGAGGCAG GCCACTTTGCTCTCTTTGAAACTGGCGTGCTGGGGCCTGGGGGCCGGGCGGCCTGGCTGCgcagccagcctctgcctcccaccgTGGTCTCCTGCCTCCGCTTCTGGTACCACATGGGCTTTCCCGAGCACTTCT ACAAGGGTGAGCTGAGGGTGCTCCTGAGCAGTGCCCAGGGCCAGCTGGTCCTGTGGGGTGCGGGCGGGCACCTGCGGCACCAGTGGCTGGAAAGCCGCCTGGAAGTGGCCAGCACTGAGGAGTTCCAGGTGAGGCCAGGAGACCTCAGAGGCTCAGGCGGGGTTATCCTTCTCCTCGGATCCACACAACCTCTTTTCTCCACCTATCAGATCGTGTTTGAAGCCACGCTGGGTGgccagccagccctggggcccaTTGCCCTGGATGACATTGAGTATCTGGCCGGGCAGCGCTGCCAGCTGCCTGCACCCAGCCAGG GGGACGCGGCAGTGGCCACATCTCAGGCCACAGTGCCAGCTGTGGTTGGCggtgccctcctcctcctcgtgcTCCTGGTACTGCTGGCACTCGTGGGAAGGCACTGGCTGTGGAAGAAGGGGGACTGTGCCTTTGGGGCCAAGAGGGCAGCTGCAGCCCCAGGCTTTGACAACATTCTCTTCAATGCG GATGGTGTCATCCTGCCGGTGTCGGTCACCAACGACCAGTAG
- the MAMDC4 gene encoding apical endosomal glycoprotein isoform X12: protein MWDGPGQTGRGVILPQATWLSLLAAGFPGWAWVPNHCKTPSEAVCNFVCDCRDCSDEAQCGYQGASPTVGAPFVCDFEQDSCGWRDISTSGYSWLRDRAGAVLEGPGPHSDHTLGTDLGWYMAVGTHRGKEVSTAALRSPILHEAGPACELRLWYHTASGDVAELRLELTHSMETLTLWQSSGPWGPGWQELVVATGRIRGNFQVTFSATRNATHRGTVALDDLAFWGCGLPTPQARCLPGHHHCQNKACVEPHQLCDGDDNCGDGSDEDTPLCSHHMATNFETGLGLWDNLEGWARNHSTSSPERPAWPRRDHSWNSAQGSFLVSVAEPSAPAILSSPEFQASGPHNCSLVFYHYLHGSEAGSLQLLLQTGGPGAPQAPVLLRRRHGELGAMWVRDRVDIQSKHPFRIVLAGQTGPGGIVGLDDLILSDHCKPVLVVSGPPPGLWAPVPWPQPSSLQPWDFCEPGHLSCGDLCVPPEQLCDFQQQCMGGEDEQECGTTDFETPMAGGWEDASVGRLQWGRHLAQESRVPSTHASGAAAGYFLSVQRAWGQLTAEARVLTPALGPSGPRCELHMAYYFQSHPQGFLALVVVEDGNRELVWQVPSSSSGGWKVDTVLLGARHRPFWLEFVGLVDLDGPGHQGAGVDNLIMKDCSPTATSETDTEISCNFERDTCGWHISHLTDSHWHRMESHGPGYDHTTGRGYFMLLDPTDPPARGPGAQLLTQPQVPAGSRECLSFWYHLHGPQIGTLRLVMRRDGEVDTHLWSRSGTHGNRWHEAWATLHHQLDSGTKYQLLFEGLRNGYHGTMALDDVAVRPGPCWAPKRCSFEDSACGFSTRGQGLWMRQTNATGHTAWGPRADHTTETAQGHYMVVNTSPQALPRGHIASLTSEEHRPLAQPACLTFWYHLSLQNPGTLQVHVEEARRRQVLSISAHGGFAWRLGSVDVQAEQAWRVVFEAVAAGVEHSYIALDDLLLQDGPCPRPASCDFEAGLCGWSHLPWPSLGGYSWDWSSGDTPSRYPQPSVDHTLGTEAGHFALFETGVLGPGGRAAWLRSQPLPPTVVSCLRFWYHMGFPEHFWDAAVATSQATVPAVVGGALLLLVLLVLLALVGRHWLWKKGDCAFGAKRAAAAPGFDNILFNADGVILPVSVTNDQ from the exons ATGTGGGACGGTCCTGGGCAAACCGGGAGGGGAGTCATTCTGCCCCAGGCCACCTGGCTGTCTCTGCTGGCAGCAGGGTTCCCAGGCTGGGCCTGGGTCCCCAACCACTGCAAGACCCCCAGCGAGGCCGTGTGCAACTTCGTGTGTGACTGCAGGGACTGCTCCGATGAGGCCCAGTGCG GTTACCAGGGGGCTTCACCCACCGTGGGCGCCCCCTTTGTCTGCGACTTTGAGCAGGACTCCTGTGGCTGGCGGGACATCAGCACCTCCGGCTACAGCTGGCTCCGAGACCGGGCAGGAGCTGTGCTGGAGGGTCCAGGGCCACACTCAGACCACACTCTCGGCACCGACCTGG GCTGGTACATGGCTGTTGGCACGCACCGTGGGAAGGAGGTGTCCACTGCAGCCCTGCGCTCTCCCATCCTGCATGAGGCAGGCCCTGCCTGTGAGCTGAGGCTCTGGTACCACACGGCCTCTGGAG ATGTGGCTGAGCTGCGCCTGGAGCTGACCCACAGTATGGAGACACTGACCCTGTGGCAGAGCtcagggccctggggcccaggctggcAGGAGCTGGTGGTGGCCACCGGCCGCATCCGGGGCAACTTCCAA GTGACCTTCTCTGCTACCCGAAATGCTACCCACAGGGGCACTGTGGCCTTGGACGACCTGGCCTTCTGGGGCTGTGGACTGCCCA CCCCCCAGGCGCGCTGCCTCCCGGGCCATCATCATTGCCAGAACAAGGCCTGCGTGGAGCCCCATCAGCTGTGCGACGGGGACGACAACTGTGGGGATGGTTCAGATGAGGACACTCCTCTCTGCA GCCACCACATGGCCACTAACTTTGAGACAGGCCTGGGCCTGTGGGACAATTTGGAGGGCTGGGCCCGGAACCACAGCACGAGTAGCCCCGAGCGCCCCGCCTGGCCGCGCCGTGACCACAGCTGGAACAGCGCACAGG GCTCCTTCCTGGTCTCCGTGGCCGAGCCCAGCGCCCCTGCCATCTTGTCCAGTCCTGAGTTCCAAGCCTCAGGCCCCCACAACTGCTCG CTTGTCTTCTATCACTACCTGCACGGCTCTGAGGCTGGCAGCCTCCAGCTGCTCCTGCAGACTGGGGGCCCCGGAGCCCCCCAGGCCCCCGTCCTGCTGCGCAGGCGTCATGGGGAGCTGGGGGCCATGTGGGTCCGAGACCGAGTTGACATCCAGAGCAAGCACCCCTTCCGG ATCGTCCTGGCGGGGCAGACAGGGCCGGGGGGCATTGTGGGCCTGGATGACCTCATCCTGTCAGACCACTGCAAACCAGTCCTGG TGGTGTCTGGCCCACCTCCGGGGCTCTGGGCCCCAGTGCCCTGGCCCCAGCCATCCAGCCTGCAGCCCTGGGATTTCTGTGAGCCAGGACATCTCTCCTGTGGGGACCTGTGTGTCCCCCCAgagcagctgtgtgacttccaGCAGCAGTGCATGGGGGGCGAGGACGAGCAGGAGTGTG GCACCACGGACTTCGAGACCCCCATGGCTGGGGGTTGGGAGGATGCCAGCGTGGGGCGGCTGCAGTGGGGGCGTCACCTGGCCCAGGAAAGCAGGGTCCCTAGCACCCATGCCAGCGGGGCTGCTGCTG GGTACTTCCTGTCCGTGCAAAGAGCCTGGGGGCAGCTGACGGCAGAGGCCCGGGTTCTCACACCAGCCCTGGGCCCCTCAGGCCCCCGCTGTGAACTCCACATGGCTTACTATTTTCAGAGTCACCCCCAAG GCTTCCTGGCGCTGGTCGTGGTGGAGGATGGCAACCGCGAGCTGGTGTGGCAAGTCCCAAGCAGCAGCAGCGGAGGCTGGAAGGTGGACACGGTGCTTCTTGGGGCACGCCACCGGCCCTTCTGG CTGGAGTTTGTTGGCCTGGTGGACTTGGATGGCCCTGGGCACCAGGGCGCGGGGGTGGACAACCTGATCATGAAGGACTGCAGCCCCACGGCGACCAGCGAGACAGACACAG AGATCTCATGTAACTTTGAGCGGGACACATGCGGCTGGCACATCAGCCACCTCACAGACAGTCACTGGCACCGCATGGAGAGCCATGGCCCTGGGTACGACCACACCACAGGCCGAG GCTACTTCATGCTCCTCGACCCCACAGACCCCCCAGCCCGGGGCCCTGGTGCCCAGCTGCTCACCCAGCCCCAGGTGCCGGCAGGCTCTCGGGAGTGTCTCTCCTTCTGGTACCACCTTCACGGACCCCAGATCG GGACGCTGCGCCTGGTGATGAGACGGGATGGGGAGGTGGACACACACCTGTGGTCACGCTCTGGCACCCATGGCAACCGCTGGCACGAGGCCTGGGCCACCCTCCACCACCAGCTGGACTCTGGCACCAAGTACCAA TTGCTGTTCGAGGGCCTCCGGAACGGGTACCACGGCACCATGGCGCTGGATGACGTGGCTGTGCGGCCTGGGCCCTGCTGGGCTCCCAAACGCTGCTCCTTCGAGGACTCAGCCTGCGGCTTCTCCACCAGGGGCCAGGGCCTCTGGATGCGCCAGACCAATGCCACAGGCCACACTGCCTGGGGCCCTCGTGCTGACCACACCACGGAGACGGCTCAGG GGCACTACATGGTGGTGAACACGAGCCCACAGGCCCTGCCCCGCGGCCACATAGCCTCCCTGACCTCAGAGGAGCACAGGCCACtggcccagcctgcctgcctgaCCTTCTGGTACcacctgagcctccaaaacccaG GCACCCTGCAGGTCCACGTGGAGGAGGCCAGGAGACGCCAGGTGCTCAGCATCAGTGCCCATGGAGGGTTTGCCTGGCGCCTGGGCAGCGTGGATGTACAGGCTGAGCAGGCCTGGAGG GTGGTGTTTGAGGCTGTGGCCGCCGGCGTGGAGCACTCCTACATCGCTCTGGACGACCTGCTCCTCCAGGACGGGCCCTGCCCTCGGCCAG CTTCCTGTGACTTTGAGGCtggcctgtgtggctggagccacctgccctggcccagcctgggcgGATACAGCTGGGATTGGAGCAGTGGAGACACACCCTCCCGCTACCCCCAGCCCAGTGTGGACCACACCCTGGGCACGGAGGCAG GCCACTTTGCTCTCTTTGAAACTGGCGTGCTGGGGCCTGGGGGCCGGGCGGCCTGGCTGCgcagccagcctctgcctcccaccgTGGTCTCCTGCCTCCGCTTCTGGTACCACATGGGCTTTCCCGAGCACTTCT GGGACGCGGCAGTGGCCACATCTCAGGCCACAGTGCCAGCTGTGGTTGGCggtgccctcctcctcctcgtgcTCCTGGTACTGCTGGCACTCGTGGGAAGGCACTGGCTGTGGAAGAAGGGGGACTGTGCCTTTGGGGCCAAGAGGGCAGCTGCAGCCCCAGGCTTTGACAACATTCTCTTCAATGCG GATGGTGTCATCCTGCCGGTGTCGGTCACCAACGACCAGTAG
- the MAMDC4 gene encoding apical endosomal glycoprotein isoform X8: MWDGPGQTGRGVILPQATWLSLLAAGFPGWAWVPNHCKTPSEAVCNFVCDCRDCSDEAQCGYQGASPTVGAPFVCDFEQDSCGWRDISTSGYSWLRDRAGAVLEGPGPHSDHTLGTDLGWYMAVGTHRGKEVSTAALRSPILHEAGPACELRLWYHTASGDVAELRLELTHSMETLTLWQSSGPWGPGWQELVVATGRIRGNFQVTFSATRNATHRGTVALDDLAFWGCGLPTPQARCLPGHHHCQNKACVEPHQLCDGDDNCGDGSDEDTPLCSHHMATNFETGLGLWDNLEGWARNHSTSSPERPAWPRRDHSWNSAQGSFLVSVAEPSAPAILSSPEFQASGPHNCSLVFYHYLHGSEAGSLQLLLQTGGPGAPQAPVLLRRRHGELGAMWVRDRVDIQSKHPFRIVLAGQTGPGGIVGLDDLILSDHCKPVLVVSGPPPGLWAPVPWPQPSSLQPWDFCEPGHLSCGDLCVPPEQLCDFQQQCMGGEDEQECGTTDFETPMAGGWEDASVGRLQWGRHLAQESRVPSTHASGAAAGYFLSVQRAWGQLTAEARVLTPALGPSGPRCELHMAYYFQSHPQGFLALVVVEDGNRELVWQVPSSSSGGWKVDTVLLGARHRPFWLEFVGLVDLDGPGHQGAGVDNLIMKDCSPTATSETDTEISCNFERDTCGWHISHLTDSHWHRMESHGPGYDHTTGRGYFMLLDPTDPPARGPGAQLLTQPQVPAGSRECLSFWYHLHGPQIGTLRLVMRRDGEVDTHLWSRSGTHGNRWHEAWATLHHQLDSGTKYQLLFEGLRNGYHGTMALDDVAVRPGPCWAPKRCSFEDSACGFSTRGQGLWMRQTNATGHTAWGPRADHTTETAQGHYMVVNTSPQALPRGHIASLTSEEHRPLAQPACLTFWYHLSLQNPGTLQVHVEEARRRQVLSISAHGGFAWRLGSVDVQAEQAWRVVFEAVAAGVEHSYIALDDLLLQDGPCPRPASCDFEAGLCGWSHLPWPSLGGYSWDWSSGDTPSRYPQPSVDHTLGTEAGHFALFETGVLGPGGRAAWLRSQPLPPTVVSCLRFWYHMGFPEHFYKGELRVLLSSAQGQLVLWGAGGHLRHQWLESRLEVASTEEFQIVFEATLGGQPALGPIALDDIEYLAGQRCQLPAPSQGDAAVATSQATVPAVVGGALLLLVLLVLLALVGRHWLWKKGDCAFGAKRAAAAPGFDNILFNADGVILPVSVTNDQ; this comes from the exons ATGTGGGACGGTCCTGGGCAAACCGGGAGGGGAGTCATTCTGCCCCAGGCCACCTGGCTGTCTCTGCTGGCAGCAGGGTTCCCAGGCTGGGCCTGGGTCCCCAACCACTGCAAGACCCCCAGCGAGGCCGTGTGCAACTTCGTGTGTGACTGCAGGGACTGCTCCGATGAGGCCCAGTGCG GTTACCAGGGGGCTTCACCCACCGTGGGCGCCCCCTTTGTCTGCGACTTTGAGCAGGACTCCTGTGGCTGGCGGGACATCAGCACCTCCGGCTACAGCTGGCTCCGAGACCGGGCAGGAGCTGTGCTGGAGGGTCCAGGGCCACACTCAGACCACACTCTCGGCACCGACCTGG GCTGGTACATGGCTGTTGGCACGCACCGTGGGAAGGAGGTGTCCACTGCAGCCCTGCGCTCTCCCATCCTGCATGAGGCAGGCCCTGCCTGTGAGCTGAGGCTCTGGTACCACACGGCCTCTGGAG ATGTGGCTGAGCTGCGCCTGGAGCTGACCCACAGTATGGAGACACTGACCCTGTGGCAGAGCtcagggccctggggcccaggctggcAGGAGCTGGTGGTGGCCACCGGCCGCATCCGGGGCAACTTCCAA GTGACCTTCTCTGCTACCCGAAATGCTACCCACAGGGGCACTGTGGCCTTGGACGACCTGGCCTTCTGGGGCTGTGGACTGCCCA CCCCCCAGGCGCGCTGCCTCCCGGGCCATCATCATTGCCAGAACAAGGCCTGCGTGGAGCCCCATCAGCTGTGCGACGGGGACGACAACTGTGGGGATGGTTCAGATGAGGACACTCCTCTCTGCA GCCACCACATGGCCACTAACTTTGAGACAGGCCTGGGCCTGTGGGACAATTTGGAGGGCTGGGCCCGGAACCACAGCACGAGTAGCCCCGAGCGCCCCGCCTGGCCGCGCCGTGACCACAGCTGGAACAGCGCACAGG GCTCCTTCCTGGTCTCCGTGGCCGAGCCCAGCGCCCCTGCCATCTTGTCCAGTCCTGAGTTCCAAGCCTCAGGCCCCCACAACTGCTCG CTTGTCTTCTATCACTACCTGCACGGCTCTGAGGCTGGCAGCCTCCAGCTGCTCCTGCAGACTGGGGGCCCCGGAGCCCCCCAGGCCCCCGTCCTGCTGCGCAGGCGTCATGGGGAGCTGGGGGCCATGTGGGTCCGAGACCGAGTTGACATCCAGAGCAAGCACCCCTTCCGG ATCGTCCTGGCGGGGCAGACAGGGCCGGGGGGCATTGTGGGCCTGGATGACCTCATCCTGTCAGACCACTGCAAACCAGTCCTGG TGGTGTCTGGCCCACCTCCGGGGCTCTGGGCCCCAGTGCCCTGGCCCCAGCCATCCAGCCTGCAGCCCTGGGATTTCTGTGAGCCAGGACATCTCTCCTGTGGGGACCTGTGTGTCCCCCCAgagcagctgtgtgacttccaGCAGCAGTGCATGGGGGGCGAGGACGAGCAGGAGTGTG GCACCACGGACTTCGAGACCCCCATGGCTGGGGGTTGGGAGGATGCCAGCGTGGGGCGGCTGCAGTGGGGGCGTCACCTGGCCCAGGAAAGCAGGGTCCCTAGCACCCATGCCAGCGGGGCTGCTGCTG GGTACTTCCTGTCCGTGCAAAGAGCCTGGGGGCAGCTGACGGCAGAGGCCCGGGTTCTCACACCAGCCCTGGGCCCCTCAGGCCCCCGCTGTGAACTCCACATGGCTTACTATTTTCAGAGTCACCCCCAAG GCTTCCTGGCGCTGGTCGTGGTGGAGGATGGCAACCGCGAGCTGGTGTGGCAAGTCCCAAGCAGCAGCAGCGGAGGCTGGAAGGTGGACACGGTGCTTCTTGGGGCACGCCACCGGCCCTTCTGG CTGGAGTTTGTTGGCCTGGTGGACTTGGATGGCCCTGGGCACCAGGGCGCGGGGGTGGACAACCTGATCATGAAGGACTGCAGCCCCACGGCGACCAGCGAGACAGACACAG AGATCTCATGTAACTTTGAGCGGGACACATGCGGCTGGCACATCAGCCACCTCACAGACAGTCACTGGCACCGCATGGAGAGCCATGGCCCTGGGTACGACCACACCACAGGCCGAG GCTACTTCATGCTCCTCGACCCCACAGACCCCCCAGCCCGGGGCCCTGGTGCCCAGCTGCTCACCCAGCCCCAGGTGCCGGCAGGCTCTCGGGAGTGTCTCTCCTTCTGGTACCACCTTCACGGACCCCAGATCG GGACGCTGCGCCTGGTGATGAGACGGGATGGGGAGGTGGACACACACCTGTGGTCACGCTCTGGCACCCATGGCAACCGCTGGCACGAGGCCTGGGCCACCCTCCACCACCAGCTGGACTCTGGCACCAAGTACCAA TTGCTGTTCGAGGGCCTCCGGAACGGGTACCACGGCACCATGGCGCTGGATGACGTGGCTGTGCGGCCTGGGCCCTGCTGGGCTCCCAAACGCTGCTCCTTCGAGGACTCAGCCTGCGGCTTCTCCACCAGGGGCCAGGGCCTCTGGATGCGCCAGACCAATGCCACAGGCCACACTGCCTGGGGCCCTCGTGCTGACCACACCACGGAGACGGCTCAGG GGCACTACATGGTGGTGAACACGAGCCCACAGGCCCTGCCCCGCGGCCACATAGCCTCCCTGACCTCAGAGGAGCACAGGCCACtggcccagcctgcctgcctgaCCTTCTGGTACcacctgagcctccaaaacccaG GCACCCTGCAGGTCCACGTGGAGGAGGCCAGGAGACGCCAGGTGCTCAGCATCAGTGCCCATGGAGGGTTTGCCTGGCGCCTGGGCAGCGTGGATGTACAGGCTGAGCAGGCCTGGAGG GTGGTGTTTGAGGCTGTGGCCGCCGGCGTGGAGCACTCCTACATCGCTCTGGACGACCTGCTCCTCCAGGACGGGCCCTGCCCTCGGCCAG CTTCCTGTGACTTTGAGGCtggcctgtgtggctggagccacctgccctggcccagcctgggcgGATACAGCTGGGATTGGAGCAGTGGAGACACACCCTCCCGCTACCCCCAGCCCAGTGTGGACCACACCCTGGGCACGGAGGCAG GCCACTTTGCTCTCTTTGAAACTGGCGTGCTGGGGCCTGGGGGCCGGGCGGCCTGGCTGCgcagccagcctctgcctcccaccgTGGTCTCCTGCCTCCGCTTCTGGTACCACATGGGCTTTCCCGAGCACTTCT ACAAGGGTGAGCTGAGGGTGCTCCTGAGCAGTGCCCAGGGCCAGCTGGTCCTGTGGGGTGCGGGCGGGCACCTGCGGCACCAGTGGCTGGAAAGCCGCCTGGAAGTGGCCAGCACTGAGGAGTTCCAG ATCGTGTTTGAAGCCACGCTGGGTGgccagccagccctggggcccaTTGCCCTGGATGACATTGAGTATCTGGCCGGGCAGCGCTGCCAGCTGCCTGCACCCAGCCAGG GGGACGCGGCAGTGGCCACATCTCAGGCCACAGTGCCAGCTGTGGTTGGCggtgccctcctcctcctcgtgcTCCTGGTACTGCTGGCACTCGTGGGAAGGCACTGGCTGTGGAAGAAGGGGGACTGTGCCTTTGGGGCCAAGAGGGCAGCTGCAGCCCCAGGCTTTGACAACATTCTCTTCAATGCG GATGGTGTCATCCTGCCGGTGTCGGTCACCAACGACCAGTAG